A genome region from Candidatus Binatia bacterium includes the following:
- a CDS encoding PEP/pyruvate-binding domain-containing protein translates to MEHAPRILKISEVGAAEVGGKAAGLADLHQMGLSVPGAFVILDAREAEFPEDLEEHYAALGSGAVAVRSSAIGEDGQDASFAGQYATELNVRGVEGLRRAIGVCVRSLSSAAVDAYHDEQADGGSGRMCVVVQRMVEAATAGVLFTADPVSGRHDRLVIDAVRGLGESLVSGDVTPDHYVLAPDNAVLRVDLAGSEQLLQGAEIEALATGARAAVAQRGYPLDMEWAIDATGELHWLQARPITTLGVDLDDGFTPIPADQVVTRCNVGEMMPGPVCPLTFSTQGRAIEHGMQHMLVNYGGRPAITQEWTQINLFFGHMFINMTGGLEGARWVSLTSAERIGQALCGRPVPELQEPANPKSLPRRWWGSLQFIRYCLRATRVIAEFDSRFRHFHVRYRDNSMDMVKEMENQFGWLLEADEVHLRSSAYSGVMEGVIQGVVEREPSDGTPEAASAQQAEAARLLAGASYVESAMMVSHLDEVVDEIATDPEAAAHFRSLAPEDGLAWLRSEASGAVGINFDRFLHHHGHRGYRELCVREKAWADEPAQVVRTMQASVLARLAGNYEAKTVAPIDLAELPRALRFLLPRAHLAIRQREQTKSMLVDATYRLKCGYRHLGVLLAREGHLPDEDLVFFFSRDELSAFCRAPTAEEALRAEHRRRALDFQSKLEFQDVYVGRAAPVDPEPVEASGDGQYVGRPVSRGVVEGVARVALSLEEAAALQPGEILISHITDIGWTPYFSLIAGLATDVGSAVSHGAVIAREYGLPAIVNLRVATKVIKTGDRVRLDADAGILTLLQGESQ, encoded by the coding sequence ATGGAGCACGCTCCCCGAATCCTGAAGATTTCCGAGGTTGGCGCCGCCGAGGTTGGTGGCAAGGCTGCCGGCTTGGCGGATCTCCACCAGATGGGACTGTCGGTCCCCGGAGCATTTGTGATTCTCGATGCCCGGGAAGCTGAATTTCCCGAAGACCTCGAAGAGCATTATGCGGCTCTTGGAAGCGGTGCGGTTGCGGTTCGTTCTTCCGCTATCGGGGAAGACGGACAAGATGCCTCCTTTGCCGGCCAATACGCCACCGAACTGAATGTCCGGGGGGTGGAAGGCCTGCGCCGTGCGATTGGCGTTTGTGTTCGCTCGCTTTCGTCAGCGGCCGTCGATGCTTATCACGACGAGCAGGCCGATGGCGGCAGCGGTCGCATGTGTGTGGTCGTGCAGCGGATGGTCGAGGCCGCAACAGCCGGCGTCCTGTTTACCGCTGATCCGGTATCCGGTCGCCACGATCGGCTGGTGATTGATGCCGTTCGTGGTCTGGGCGAGTCGCTCGTCAGCGGCGATGTGACACCTGACCATTACGTGCTTGCGCCGGACAATGCCGTACTTCGAGTGGATCTCGCCGGCAGCGAGCAGCTGCTTCAAGGCGCGGAAATCGAGGCACTGGCCACCGGAGCGCGAGCCGCAGTCGCGCAGCGCGGGTATCCGCTGGACATGGAATGGGCGATTGATGCAACGGGCGAATTGCATTGGCTGCAGGCTCGCCCGATTACTACCCTGGGCGTGGACCTCGACGACGGATTCACGCCGATCCCGGCGGATCAGGTTGTCACTCGATGCAACGTCGGGGAGATGATGCCGGGGCCGGTCTGCCCTTTGACCTTTTCGACGCAGGGGCGCGCCATCGAGCATGGCATGCAACATATGCTGGTCAACTATGGGGGTCGGCCCGCGATCACCCAGGAGTGGACCCAGATCAACCTCTTCTTCGGTCATATGTTTATCAATATGACCGGTGGACTCGAGGGCGCGCGCTGGGTTTCGCTGACCAGTGCAGAAAGGATCGGTCAGGCACTTTGTGGTCGCCCGGTCCCGGAGTTGCAGGAGCCGGCGAACCCGAAAAGCCTGCCGCGACGTTGGTGGGGTTCGCTACAATTCATACGCTATTGCCTGCGTGCGACGCGGGTGATCGCGGAGTTTGATTCACGCTTTCGACACTTTCATGTCCGTTATCGAGATAATTCGATGGATATGGTCAAGGAGATGGAAAACCAATTCGGCTGGTTGTTGGAAGCCGACGAGGTCCATCTGCGGTCTTCGGCATACTCGGGAGTGATGGAAGGCGTCATCCAGGGCGTCGTCGAGAGAGAGCCGTCCGACGGAACCCCCGAAGCGGCCTCCGCCCAACAGGCCGAGGCCGCGCGACTGCTGGCCGGCGCGAGTTATGTCGAGAGTGCGATGATGGTGTCTCATCTCGATGAGGTGGTCGATGAAATTGCGACGGACCCAGAGGCCGCCGCGCATTTCCGGTCGCTGGCCCCAGAGGACGGTCTTGCCTGGCTGCGGAGCGAAGCTTCGGGTGCTGTGGGTATCAATTTCGATCGTTTCCTCCACCACCACGGGCACCGGGGCTATCGTGAGCTTTGCGTGCGGGAAAAAGCCTGGGCCGACGAACCGGCACAGGTAGTCCGGACCATGCAGGCGTCTGTTCTGGCGCGCTTGGCCGGAAACTACGAAGCAAAGACCGTCGCACCCATCGATCTGGCGGAACTCCCGCGGGCATTGCGCTTTCTTTTACCCCGCGCTCATCTGGCGATCCGGCAACGAGAGCAGACCAAGTCGATGTTGGTCGACGCAACTTATCGCCTGAAATGTGGTTATCGTCATTTGGGGGTCTTGCTGGCTCGTGAAGGGCATCTGCCCGACGAGGATCTGGTATTTTTCTTCTCGCGTGATGAGTTGTCGGCCTTCTGTCGGGCACCGACAGCGGAAGAGGCACTGCGTGCCGAGCACCGCCGCCGCGCACTCGATTTTCAGTCGAAGCTCGAATTCCAGGACGTCTATGTCGGGCGAGCAGCGCCGGTGGATCCCGAGCCTGTCGAGGCTTCCGGCGACGGCCAATACGTTGGCCGTCCGGTGAGTCGCGGAGTGGTCGAGGGAGTTGCTCGCGTCGCGCTGAGTCTGGAAGAGGCCGCAGCTCTGCAGCCGGGCGAGATCCTCATCTCCCATATTACGGATATCGGCTGGACGCCGTATTTCAGCTTGATCGCCGGGTTGGCGACCGATGTGGGGAGCGCGGTATCGCACGGCGCGGTGATAGCCCGGGAGTACGGGCTACCTGCGATCGTCAATTTGCGGGTGGCCACGAAAGTCATCAAGACCGGAGACCGGGTTCGTCTGGACGCTGATGCGGGGATCCTCACCCTATTGCAGGGTGAGTCTCAGTGA
- the folE gene encoding GTP cyclohydrolase I FolE, translating into MENRERVAGEVARVAPVPLLEIRPEAEKVRRALLERGLETPMISSEQSGSVKKAALEKRFREIMEILGLDLADDSLKDTPIRIARMYVDEIFGGLDYMNFPKLTVIKNKMKVDEMVKVRKINLSSTCEHHFVVIDGFATVAYIPSDWVIGLSKINRIVRFFAQRPQVQERLTEQILLALQTLLGTKDVAVSITATHHCVKARGVMDGNSETSTTALGGAFKANPDTRKEFLMHQS; encoded by the coding sequence ATGGAAAATAGAGAACGAGTTGCAGGCGAAGTCGCGCGAGTGGCTCCCGTGCCGCTTCTCGAAATTCGCCCCGAGGCGGAAAAGGTCCGACGCGCCCTTCTGGAGCGCGGGCTGGAGACGCCCATGATCAGCTCGGAGCAGAGCGGATCTGTGAAAAAGGCGGCTCTCGAAAAACGCTTCCGCGAGATTATGGAGATACTCGGACTCGACCTTGCGGATGATAGCTTGAAGGATACGCCGATTCGCATCGCCCGCATGTACGTCGATGAAATCTTTGGCGGCCTCGATTACATGAATTTCCCCAAGCTCACGGTCATCAAGAACAAGATGAAGGTGGACGAAATGGTCAAGGTCCGGAAGATCAATCTCTCCTCGACCTGCGAGCACCATTTCGTCGTAATCGATGGGTTCGCCACGGTGGCTTATATTCCCAGTGATTGGGTGATCGGCCTCTCCAAGATCAACCGGATCGTGCGATTCTTTGCCCAGCGTCCCCAAGTGCAGGAGCGCTTGACCGAACAGATTCTGCTCGCCCTGCAGACGCTTCTTGGCACCAAGGATGTTGCCGTCAGCATCACCGCCACACATCATTGCGTAAAGGCGCGTGGCGTGATGGATGGCAATAGTGAAACTTCGACAACGGCCTTGGGCGGCGCTTTCAAGGCAAATCCGGATACGCGCAAAGAGTTTTTGATGCATCAGTCCTGA
- the ileS gene encoding isoleucine--tRNA ligase: MPSQEKSFSAPPSELDLPRLEHEILKFWKEQKVVERSMEPEGKDAAERPAFVFNDGPPFATGLPHYGHLLAGTIKDVIPRYQSMKGYQVERRFGWDCHGLPIESLVEEELDVHGRAEIEALGVPAFNEHCRKNVLRFTREWEQVVTRMGRWVDFENDYKTMDRSFMESVWWVFRQLWDKGLIYEGHRVQPVSPALGTTLSNFEVAQGPQERDPATRKDGHKRRQDPSVTVRFQLEDEEASLWAWTTTPWTLPSNLALAVHPDVEYVKVRVVDSGEIAYAEPGRLADYQARERVGATEELARVRGADLVGRHYVPVLPYFADQAEASDGSRQAFRVVAADYVTIDSGTGIVHQAPAFGEDDYAVGRKEGLPLVNPVTINGVFDSTVPDFEGLFVKDAEKGILDKLKQGGRLVDQDVIMHPYPHCYRTDQPLLYMAQSTWFMRVEDHRDELSRNNEDIRWVPDHVGRSRFGNWLENARDWNLSRNRYWGTPLPIWRCDENPSEMVCIGSCAELETLAGLEAGSIVDLHREYVDDITFPSQATPGGTMRRVPEVFDCWFESGSMPYAQNHYPFDEDKRSYVEDHLPADFIAEGLDQTRGWFYTLHVLANALFGRPAFRNVIVNGLILAADGKKMSKRLKNYPDPAEVIERYGADALRAYIINSPAVRAEPMRFGRDAQDTEGEGVREMARTVILPLWNAYNFLVTYARADGWSPSTEPTASSSTNELDQWILSRLQSYVAAMGEEFDAYRLYNLVPAFVEICEDLNNWYIRRGRRRYWRSREEGGADKESAYQTLYEVLVTLTRSIAPILPFFSEFLHQRLVVEARAASADEGSSVHLESYPSVVASSIDTDLEASMATARRVVGLGLSLRERERIGVRRPLPALTVASPDPAMRAAVERHLSHIVGELNVKTVAVVEADEDLIQVSAKANFKKLGKRLGKQMKPVADAIAALSAEDVRRLMEGATLEVLGEPVAGDDLLIQREPLPGLVVESEAGVTVALDTAVDEALLREGLVRELINRVQALRKTAGLEVSDRIQLRVVAAGELQNALGQEDFSSILRTETLSQELILGTGAPLAHACRETIDEIAVEISIQVL; the protein is encoded by the coding sequence ATGCCCAGCCAGGAAAAAAGCTTCTCTGCGCCGCCGTCGGAGCTGGATCTGCCTCGTCTGGAACACGAGATTCTCAAGTTCTGGAAAGAACAAAAGGTCGTCGAGCGGAGCATGGAGCCCGAAGGGAAAGACGCGGCCGAGAGACCGGCCTTTGTCTTTAACGACGGACCTCCCTTTGCCACCGGCTTGCCCCATTATGGGCATTTGCTCGCCGGTACGATCAAGGACGTCATTCCCCGCTATCAATCGATGAAGGGCTATCAGGTCGAGCGTCGTTTTGGATGGGATTGTCACGGACTGCCGATCGAGAGTCTGGTCGAGGAGGAACTCGATGTGCACGGTCGCGCGGAAATCGAAGCGCTCGGCGTGCCCGCCTTCAATGAGCATTGCCGCAAGAACGTCCTCCGCTTCACCCGGGAGTGGGAGCAGGTGGTCACCCGCATGGGTCGCTGGGTCGACTTCGAGAATGACTACAAGACCATGGACCGAAGTTTCATGGAATCCGTGTGGTGGGTCTTTCGCCAACTTTGGGACAAGGGACTGATCTACGAGGGGCATCGCGTGCAGCCGGTTTCCCCCGCCCTCGGGACGACTCTGAGCAACTTCGAAGTGGCGCAGGGGCCGCAGGAGCGCGATCCCGCAACTCGTAAAGACGGTCATAAGCGGCGTCAGGACCCCAGCGTCACGGTGCGCTTTCAGCTCGAGGACGAAGAGGCTTCTCTTTGGGCCTGGACGACGACGCCGTGGACTCTGCCCAGCAATCTCGCTCTCGCGGTTCACCCTGATGTGGAATACGTGAAAGTACGGGTCGTGGACTCCGGGGAGATCGCCTATGCCGAGCCGGGGCGACTCGCCGACTACCAGGCACGCGAGCGAGTCGGGGCCACCGAGGAATTGGCGCGGGTGCGCGGCGCGGATCTGGTGGGGCGACACTACGTTCCCGTTTTGCCCTATTTTGCAGATCAGGCCGAGGCAAGCGACGGCAGCCGTCAGGCCTTTCGTGTCGTCGCGGCCGATTATGTGACCATCGATTCGGGCACCGGGATCGTCCATCAGGCACCGGCTTTTGGCGAAGACGATTATGCTGTGGGACGTAAGGAGGGACTGCCTCTGGTCAATCCCGTGACCATCAACGGTGTTTTTGATTCCACCGTTCCGGATTTCGAGGGTCTTTTCGTCAAGGATGCCGAGAAGGGCATTCTGGACAAGCTCAAGCAGGGCGGTCGTCTGGTGGATCAAGATGTGATCATGCACCCCTATCCGCATTGCTACCGGACCGATCAGCCTTTGCTCTATATGGCGCAGAGTACCTGGTTCATGCGGGTGGAAGATCACCGCGACGAGCTTTCCCGCAACAATGAGGACATCCGTTGGGTGCCCGACCATGTGGGACGCTCTCGTTTTGGAAACTGGTTGGAGAACGCCCGCGACTGGAATTTGAGTCGGAATCGTTATTGGGGAACGCCGCTACCCATCTGGCGCTGTGATGAGAATCCGAGCGAGATGGTTTGCATCGGGTCGTGCGCGGAGTTGGAAACGCTCGCAGGATTGGAAGCGGGCTCGATAGTGGATCTCCATCGCGAGTATGTCGACGATATTACCTTCCCGTCACAGGCCACGCCGGGCGGCACCATGCGCCGGGTCCCGGAAGTCTTCGACTGCTGGTTTGAATCGGGCTCGATGCCCTATGCCCAGAATCATTACCCGTTTGACGAGGACAAGCGGTCCTATGTCGAGGACCATCTCCCGGCGGATTTCATTGCCGAAGGCTTGGACCAGACACGAGGTTGGTTCTACACCCTTCACGTTTTGGCGAATGCGCTTTTCGGCCGACCTGCTTTTCGCAACGTGATCGTCAACGGACTGATCCTTGCCGCGGATGGCAAGAAGATGAGCAAGCGCCTGAAAAACTATCCGGATCCCGCGGAAGTTATCGAGCGCTATGGTGCCGATGCGCTGCGCGCCTATATCATCAATAGTCCAGCGGTGCGGGCCGAGCCGATGCGTTTCGGTCGCGACGCGCAGGACACCGAAGGCGAGGGCGTTCGCGAGATGGCGCGCACGGTGATTCTCCCTCTCTGGAACGCTTATAATTTTTTGGTGACCTACGCGCGTGCCGATGGTTGGTCCCCGAGCACAGAGCCGACAGCGTCCTCGAGTACCAACGAGTTGGACCAGTGGATCCTGTCGCGCCTGCAAAGCTACGTGGCGGCGATGGGCGAAGAATTCGACGCCTACCGGCTTTACAATCTGGTGCCTGCCTTCGTCGAAATCTGCGAGGACCTCAATAACTGGTACATCCGCCGCGGGCGGCGCCGTTATTGGCGCAGCCGGGAAGAGGGCGGTGCGGACAAGGAGAGCGCTTATCAGACGCTGTACGAGGTCCTGGTGACGCTGACGCGCTCGATTGCGCCGATCCTGCCGTTCTTCAGCGAGTTCCTGCACCAGCGCTTGGTCGTCGAGGCACGGGCCGCCTCGGCCGATGAAGGCTCTTCGGTGCATCTCGAATCCTACCCGTCGGTGGTTGCCTCCAGCATCGATACGGATCTGGAAGCCTCCATGGCCACGGCGCGGCGAGTGGTCGGGCTCGGGCTCAGCCTGCGCGAGAGGGAACGGATCGGCGTGCGTCGCCCGCTTCCGGCCTTGACCGTTGCGAGTCCTGACCCAGCGATGCGGGCTGCCGTCGAGCGCCATCTATCGCATATCGTCGGCGAACTGAATGTGAAGACGGTCGCTGTCGTTGAAGCTGATGAAGATCTGATTCAAGTCAGTGCAAAGGCGAACTTCAAGAAGTTGGGCAAGCGGCTGGGCAAGCAAATGAAGCCGGTTGCCGACGCCATTGCCGCCCTGAGTGCCGAGGATGTGCGTCGTCTGATGGAGGGAGCGACTCTGGAGGTTCTGGGCGAACCCGTCGCGGGGGATGATCTTCTGATCCAGCGCGAGCCCTTGCCGGGCTTGGTCGTGGAGAGTGAGGCGGGGGTCACCGTGGCACTCGATACCGCAGTCGATGAGGCCCTGCTCCGCGAAGGTCTGGTGCGGGAACTGATCAACCGTGTGCAGGCACTGCGCAAAACGGCTGGCCTGGAGGTCAGCGACCGGATCCAATTGCGAGTGGTCGCCGCCGGCGAGTTGCAGAATGCGCTCGGGCAGGAAGATTTCTCCAGTATCCTGAGGACGGAAACGTTAAGTCAGGAACTGATTCTGGGGACAGGCGCTCCTCTGGCCCATGCCTGCCGGGAAACGATCGACGAGATAGCCGTGGAGATCTCGATTCAGGTATTATGA
- a CDS encoding outer membrane beta-barrel protein: MKVFYRQMVLVAIAVLLGATPVLADNHETTAVDHNRAGGYLGIGISHAWPSFGDNIGDNDGNWHSGMGFNARGGYRFNRFLAAEANVDFINRFRAKGSIGSNATLRNAIRTTATTFNIKAILPLDWVQPYVLGGIGFQAANLQEHLGNIRVSETNYNFVGRIAAGVDIMLHKNWGWHIEVGGLLPEGGSFETNQNLNMVVLNTGFRYAF; this comes from the coding sequence ATGAAGGTTTTTTATCGACAGATGGTGCTGGTCGCGATCGCGGTTCTCCTCGGAGCGACGCCAGTTCTCGCCGACAACCATGAAACCACGGCAGTCGATCACAACCGGGCGGGCGGCTATCTGGGCATCGGGATCTCGCATGCCTGGCCGAGCTTTGGCGACAATATCGGCGACAATGACGGGAATTGGCACTCCGGGATGGGATTCAACGCCCGTGGCGGCTACCGGTTCAATCGCTTCCTCGCGGCCGAAGCCAACGTGGATTTCATCAACCGCTTCCGTGCCAAGGGAAGTATCGGGTCCAACGCGACGCTCCGCAACGCCATCCGCACCACAGCAACCACCTTCAATATAAAGGCAATTTTGCCTCTGGATTGGGTCCAGCCTTACGTTCTGGGAGGCATCGGATTCCAGGCGGCCAACCTCCAGGAACATCTGGGGAACATTCGGGTCTCGGAGACCAACTATAACTTCGTCGGCCGGATCGCCGCTGGCGTCGACATCATGCTCCACAAGAATTGGGGCTGGCATATCGAAGTGGGTGGGCTTCTTCCCGAAGGGGGTTCTTTTGAGACCAATCAGAATCTCAATATGGTCGTCCTGAACACCGGCTTTCGCTACGCGTTCTGA
- a CDS encoding dCMP deaminase family protein: protein MSTKWDLRFLELARHIAGWSKDPSTQVGCVVVGQDREIRSTGFNGFPRGIEDNEERLKDREQKYPLICHAEENAIMHAARIGVSLKGCSAYVTWPPCTRCARSLIQSGVDEIIYPASCEIPDRWADDFEISTDMIREAGLTIRPA, encoded by the coding sequence ATGAGTACCAAGTGGGACCTGCGATTTCTCGAGCTCGCCAGGCATATCGCTGGCTGGAGCAAAGACCCTTCAACCCAGGTCGGCTGCGTGGTCGTCGGTCAGGATCGAGAAATTCGCTCGACCGGATTCAATGGATTCCCTCGCGGCATCGAGGACAACGAAGAACGTCTCAAGGACCGCGAGCAGAAGTACCCTTTGATCTGCCACGCCGAAGAGAATGCCATCATGCACGCCGCCCGGATCGGCGTCAGCCTGAAAGGTTGCTCGGCCTACGTGACGTGGCCGCCTTGCACCCGCTGCGCCCGATCTCTGATTCAGAGTGGCGTGGACGAGATCATCTACCCCGCCAGTTGCGAAATTCCGGACCGGTGGGCCGACGACTTCGAAATCTCGACCGACATGATTCGTGAGGCTGGTCTCACGATACGACCTGCGTGA
- the rpsR gene encoding 30S ribosomal protein S18 — protein MENSYHSRDRDRDSDGDSRGGGFRRRSKPRPPKDLKFDFKDAETLKSFVSESGKIVPRRVSRLSAEQQRQLTRAVKRARQASIMPFSRG, from the coding sequence ATGGAAAATTCATACCACAGCAGAGACAGAGATCGTGACAGCGACGGGGATAGCCGCGGAGGCGGTTTCCGCAGGCGTTCCAAGCCCCGGCCGCCCAAGGATCTGAAATTCGACTTCAAGGATGCCGAGACGCTGAAATCGTTCGTCTCGGAAAGCGGCAAGATTGTTCCTCGCCGTGTGAGTCGTTTGAGCGCCGAGCAGCAGCGTCAGTTGACCCGAGCGGTCAAGCGCGCCCGCCAAGCCTCGATCATGCCCTTCTCGCGGGGCTGA
- the rpmB gene encoding 50S ribosomal protein L28: MAKCQLTGKQRLVGNNVSHANNKTKRVQKANIQWKRLWVPEEEKFVRLQVSARAMRTVTRMGLYAFIKKNGLRYKDFGLVGPAN, encoded by the coding sequence ATGGCCAAGTGTCAACTTACAGGTAAGCAGCGTCTTGTGGGCAATAATGTCTCGCACGCGAATAATAAGACCAAACGGGTGCAGAAGGCGAACATCCAATGGAAGCGCCTCTGGGTGCCGGAAGAGGAGAAATTCGTCCGTCTTCAGGTGTCTGCCCGAGCGATGCGCACGGTAACCCGAATGGGTCTGTATGCGTTCATCAAGAAAAACGGTCTGCGATACAAGGACTTCGGGCTGGTGGGCCCGGCGAACTAG
- a CDS encoding Trm112 family protein, translating into MALSQELLDILVCPESKQALVYFADEGFLFCPESRLKYRIEDDIPVMLVDEAERLDESAAKALMATAPQGN; encoded by the coding sequence ATGGCCCTAAGTCAGGAACTTCTCGACATTCTGGTATGCCCGGAATCCAAACAGGCACTCGTTTATTTCGCCGACGAGGGCTTCTTGTTCTGCCCGGAGTCCCGTCTGAAGTACCGGATCGAAGACGATATCCCGGTCATGCTGGTCGACGAAGCCGAGCGTCTCGACGAATCGGCCGCCAAGGCGCTGATGGCAACCGCGCCACAGGGGAACTGA
- a CDS encoding ABC transporter substrate-binding protein codes for MRTELANLGALLVCLAVGVSAALNIAPEAPLRVFPLVGHEAGSPTVEWTTDARGVAVPIADYRRIVSLNPVADHLLLRMIRPERLVGVTAHTARDHPEGWRFGARAQVGTSRDIEQVLSLQPDLVIASRFSEEAYMARLREAGVVVFDLGDTRNAETTVANMEALGALLGESSRAEKLSASYRRELAALTRAAARGATFSGMYLTNVGESWFGGTQGSSYGDLLRLSGIEDLAAAHGYRDWPQFSREQILSLSPPLVVTRVGGRDALCGDPVLSAVPACAPAGRVIEMPSGYDSDPGLGLVQAIATLQSLLRQEDSTERDP; via the coding sequence ATGCGCACCGAGCTCGCCAATCTTGGAGCGCTACTGGTTTGTCTGGCGGTTGGCGTGTCCGCTGCGCTGAATATCGCCCCCGAAGCTCCTTTGCGAGTGTTCCCGCTTGTCGGGCACGAGGCCGGATCGCCAACCGTGGAGTGGACTACGGATGCCCGCGGGGTCGCGGTCCCGATCGCAGACTATCGGAGGATCGTCTCTCTGAATCCGGTCGCCGACCACCTCCTGCTGCGAATGATCCGGCCGGAACGTTTGGTGGGAGTCACCGCCCATACCGCACGGGACCACCCCGAGGGTTGGCGTTTCGGGGCCCGCGCTCAGGTCGGAACCTCGCGCGATATCGAGCAAGTTCTGAGTTTGCAGCCGGACCTGGTGATCGCCTCCCGGTTCTCGGAAGAGGCGTATATGGCGCGACTGCGAGAGGCGGGCGTTGTTGTTTTCGATCTCGGAGACACGCGAAATGCCGAGACGACGGTCGCGAATATGGAAGCATTGGGAGCCTTGTTGGGGGAGTCCTCGCGTGCCGAGAAATTGTCGGCCTCCTACCGACGCGAACTTGCAGCGCTGACGCGGGCGGCAGCCCGCGGGGCGACATTCTCGGGGATGTATCTGACGAATGTCGGTGAGAGTTGGTTCGGCGGCACGCAAGGCTCAAGCTATGGCGACTTGCTGCGACTATCGGGCATCGAGGATCTGGCCGCGGCGCACGGCTACCGGGATTGGCCGCAATTCTCTCGGGAACAGATTCTCAGCCTGTCGCCCCCGCTGGTCGTCACGCGGGTGGGTGGCCGTGATGCGCTCTGCGGCGACCCGGTTTTGTCAGCAGTTCCGGCATGCGCGCCTGCTGGACGGGTGATCGAAATGCCGAGCGGCTATGATAGCGATCCGGGTCTGGGCCTGGTGCAGGCAATCGCCACTCTGCAATCGCTGCTGCGCCAAGAGGACTCGACCGAAAGGGACCCCTAG
- a CDS encoding ABC transporter ATP-binding protein produces the protein MTSGLSVRGLSAGYSRDANVVDEVAFEAPRGRVTALLGPNGAGKSTLLKAVLGLLPSTGAVLLDGDSVADWPAGLRAQRIAYVPQQSLLTARLSVRSVVGMGRFARERVWSSRGKEDRDAIQKALDQANVAHLAERAFPEISGGERQRVLLARALATGARTLLLDEPTSSLDVRQVLSLHAVVRELAQQEFCLLLVLHDLDEARKHADRGVLLEAGRVHLEGPIAEVVHADPIRRVYGVEVHEGGGLGFSLPEEI, from the coding sequence GTGACTTCGGGGCTGTCGGTGCGCGGCCTTTCGGCCGGTTACTCGCGGGACGCGAATGTCGTCGACGAGGTTGCGTTCGAGGCGCCTCGCGGTCGAGTAACGGCTCTGCTGGGCCCGAATGGCGCGGGCAAAAGTACCCTGCTCAAGGCTGTCCTCGGTTTATTGCCCAGCACCGGTGCGGTCCTGCTCGACGGAGATTCCGTGGCCGATTGGCCCGCCGGACTGCGGGCGCAGCGGATCGCCTACGTGCCACAGCAGTCGCTGCTCACCGCAAGGCTGTCGGTGCGGTCGGTGGTGGGGATGGGCCGGTTTGCGCGAGAAAGAGTTTGGTCGTCGCGTGGGAAAGAGGATCGCGACGCGATTCAAAAGGCTCTGGACCAAGCCAATGTCGCCCATCTGGCCGAGCGTGCCTTCCCCGAGATCTCGGGTGGTGAACGGCAACGAGTTCTTCTGGCGCGTGCGTTGGCGACAGGCGCACGGACCTTGTTGCTGGATGAACCGACCAGTTCGCTGGACGTGCGTCAGGTGCTGTCGCTCCACGCTGTCGTGCGCGAGTTGGCGCAGCAGGAATTCTGTTTGCTGCTCGTTCTGCATGATCTGGATGAAGCACGGAAACATGCTGACCGTGGCGTTCTGCTGGAGGCCGGTCGGGTGCACCTGGAGGGGCCGATTGCGGAAGTGGTTCATGCCGATCCGATTCGTCGTGTCTATGGCGTCGAAGTTCATGAGGGGGGCGGGTTGGGTTTTTCCCTCCCGGAAGAGATTTGA